One Vespula pensylvanica isolate Volc-1 chromosome 3, ASM1446617v1, whole genome shotgun sequence DNA window includes the following coding sequences:
- the LOC122627963 gene encoding uncharacterized protein LOC122627963: MPRFIGHYIGISFQTELLVMTLLGLLNSTLEWHPFDWSQQIEKIWNLSLTQQYFFFSTDFEYWIKTILTWIVITRKIAAYVYTFLYMINFYPILTWSRPNLLLPWLILSFFQNLILKSIVITIFIWLWGRERFSSFRMIEFVLVELLSLTNSAYVWYAIACSYIELKKIERIRKIRKALQAKYSIAYNLFSDRSSMELSSKDSAYGLYSERRCMSLPNLNDAFYRSIFNDFNESRTSRSLTTLTTISSFESDDTEEVISQIIHNNNLIPVEKCMKLLGLTDVDIINARARVRKRILESAIINKIQEEYAKKKEIGKNDVTKDNRMRDSSIIDYLMAKTDMPIFRKNDNRVEKFRDMKRKGDAILKRTEASKDQKINEKIEDVSVEVKNELIDEEVELTQTKESITAFVLDRIDENEETKLEFIKKKKKKKACPLTREKVECRPCFPLVGDRQLMECPFKEQIILSNSNYPCLLNKRNKRLNEVYCTSNREIDVLINDNKIPEESIISLDDIDIRKLPENDATITNIDQEEDTKINFSRSQMTNAKDFTNRELENNSILSCPTFYQKYNITNFYGNELLFDEFFDPQLRFNEKFVENTNDIYKDMLFKPSDSKNLFDRGKMMIWNNKNAELLFKIPKQIACYTGVEYKSVNNPKISNKTEFIEGKLQNFDRELITKHRYTSVEPKGEYKSNDPFNIYESIWSNLNVNSNTNSRNRISTQTTESLDDYIYHNKRSNKNNDHNVDANYMDNESSKFATNINLNQLLDTKNLIKNDESYEDNLEIGPCYCKNWSIFAMSQVADSSECENSSFLEKPSAYLKEIQNESLHRLTNIKNKIVKNSFDSCKHPEYFDQSRRNISLKKKRKRMTSSKERELLEMKALRAYNEITLMEDKREMEKKKQQKTNMLYSFIDNTRSWSTQVMSCSKVKNNYRQIQRRHEIDSYEFNKHQNHFDSYNEIEIHNTTDSFFEYSSKINNEELIKEKENFYFLENESSSSQLPDIRNKDAAIMLNLLNRHGSDWFKQELRRILAIRDSQVYMKHSKSNQDTMKLNLSLRNNQKIIDSLELDRNIGKEDISIPFGLPSSYQYLSTTSDFGSNQNFKTSNLRESIISEKDMPPISSDLKDFIESTENKKVIEEEGKEERKMIDTPKESEIEEIEKFKIDMLNVEKDNSSFSLTNSISFSSLTKSENVVEPIDDRNHPPVRRRNMSLHMMDIARNIHWSLRPRGILLTNKNLQGMNFESSDLCGNQQRDIVDDVTASLVHAAFSHKPEIIIRTFPRDSRSINDEQSTSFFENFSNIYRLPSTVDEFVLRSNNEMDIFLGDALTLPNVQEVEDEVNNLEDILQSSCDSMEIDRNFDLCILVMEDEDLSLDSRSTSTDSLPINEVVQYDSEITIALSETKTMDNVDPEINSLGCETFKDSDQLSLEMIIAFFSFLLAFYIEILGSYFFMSDLHNSIYAYRPYELHSDMLKNDFSDEFLSEKSDMVASSNSVNITEFVVEPKNQERTDVIIDEVEEDDQASIKSTNLQVSSIRDSFDTMYTKTTVESENAISFEENSSMEDFS, encoded by the exons ATGCCAAGATTCATTGGACATTACATAGGAATATCCTTTCAGACTGAATTATTAGTAATGACTCTATTAGGTTTG CTCAACAGCACGTTGGAATGGCATCCTTTCGACTGGTCTCAACAAATTGAAAAGATTTGGAATCTGTCATTGACTCAacagtatttctttttctctacagATTTTGAGTATTGGATAAAGACAA TCCTAACATGGATCGTTATCACAAGGAAGATAGCCGCTTATGTTTACACATTTTTATACATGATCAATTTCTATCCAATTTTAACATGGAGTCGACCAAATTTACTTCTGCCGTGGCTGATCCTGAGTTTCTTTCAAAATCTCATActaaaatcgatcgttattacGATATTCATATGGTTATGGGGtagagaaagattttcttcatttcgaaTGATCGAATTTGTTCTCGTTGAACTTCTTTCATTAA CCAATTCTGCATACGTATGGTATGCAATCGCATGTTCTTATATAGagttgaaaaaaatagaaagaattagaaagataagaaaagctTTGCAAGCAAAATATTCCATCGCATATAATCTCTTCTCGGATCGTAGTAGCATGGAATTATCTAGCAAGGACTCAGCATATGGTTTGTACTCGGAAAGACGTTGTATGAGTTTACCTAATCTGAACGATgctttttatcgttcgattttcaacgatttcaaTGAAAGTAGAACATCTAGATCGTTGACAACTTTAACGACTATCAGCAGCTTCGAATCCGATGACACGGAAGAAGTCATTTCTCagataattcataataataatttgataccTGTTGAGAAATGTATGAAGCTTTTGGGCTTAACTGATGTTGATATAATCAATGCACGTGCTAGAGTTCGCAAAAGGATTTTAGAGAGTgctataattaataagattcAAGAAGAATatgcaaaaaagaaggagataggAAAAAACGATGTGACAAAAGATAACAGGATGAGAGATTCATCTATCATTGATTACTTGATGGCAAAAACTGACATGCctatatttcgtaaaaatgataatcgCGTTGAGAAGTTCAGAGATATGAAACGAAAAGGTGATGCAATTTTAAAACGAACTGAAGCTTCTAAAGACCAGAAGATCAATGAGAAGATCGAAGATGTTTCAGttgaagtaaaaaatgaattgaTCGATGAAGAAGTAGAATTGACACAAACTAAGGAATCCATAACAGCTTTTGTGCTAGATCgtatcgatgaaaatgaagaaacaaagttagaatttattaagaagaaaaaaaagaaaaaagcatgtccattaacgagagagaaagtagagtGTAGACCATGCTTTCCTCTCGTAGGGGACAGACAATTGATGGAATGTCCTTTCAAGGAGCAAATTATcctttctaattctaattatcCTTgccttttaaataaaagaaataaacgtttaAATGAAGTTTATTGTACATCTAATCGCGAAATTgatgttttaataaatgataataaaattccaGAGGAGAGTATTATTTCCTTGGATGACATAGACATCAGAAAATTACCCGAAAACGATGCAACGATTACGAATATTGATCAAGAAGAAGATacaaagattaatttttcacgAAGCCAAATGACTAATGCAAAAGATTTCACTAATAGAGAAttggaaaataattctatcttAA GTTGTCCAACGttctatcaaaaatataatataactaatTTCTATGGCAATGAATTGCtattcgatgaattttttgaTCCTCAATtacgatttaacgaaaaatttgttgaaaacacgaatgatatatacaaagatatGTTGTTTAAACCTTCGGATTCGAAGAATTTATTTGATCGAGGAAAAATGATGatatggaataataaaaacgcagaattattatttaaaataccaAAACAAATTGCGTGTTACACTGGTGTGGAATACAAATCTGTAAATAATCCTAAGATTTCTAACAAGACAGAATTTATCGAAGGCAAATTGCAGAATTTCGATCGAGAGTTAATTACAAAACATAg ATACACGAGTGTCGAACCAAAAGGAGAATACAAAAGTAATGATCCATTTAACATTTATGAAAGTATCTGGagtaatttaaatgtaaatagtAATACTAATAGCCGCAATAGAATTAGTACTCAAACTACAGAAAGTTTGGACGATTATATATACCATAATAAAaggagtaataaaaataatgatcacAATGTAGATGCCAATTATATGGACAATGAATCTTCAAAGTTTGCGACaaacattaatttaaatcaattattagatactaagaatttaattaaaaacgacGAAAGCTACGAAGATAATTTAGAAATTGGACCATGTTATTGTAAAAATTGGAGTATCTTTGCCATGTCACAGGTAGCAGATTCTTCAGAATGCGAAAATTCGAGTTTTTTAGAAAAACCATCTGCATATcttaaagaaattcaaaatgaATCACTTCATAGAttaacgaatattaaaaataagatcgtCAAGAATTCGTTCGATAGTTGTAAACATCCCGAATACTTTGATCAATCGAGACGTAACATAtcattgaagaagaaaagaaaacgtatgaCATCttctaaagaaagagaactttTAGAAATGAAAGCTTTGAGAGCTTACAACGAGATCACTTTGATGGAAGACAAacgagagatggaaaaaaagaaacaacaaaaaactAATATGCTATATTCCTTCATAGATAATACCAGATCTTGGTCGACGCAAGTAATGTCTTGTTCTAAAGTGAAAAACAATTACAGACAAATACAAAGAAGACACGAGATTGATTcatatgaatttaataaacatcAAAATCACTTTGATTCATACAACGAAATTGAAATACACAATACAACTgattctttcttcgaatattctagtaaaattaataacgaagaattaataaaggagaaggaaaatttttattttcttgaaaacgAATCGTCGTCTTCTCAATTACCcgatatacgaaataaagatGCTGCAATCATGTTGAATCTTTTGAATCGTCATGGTAGTGATTGGTTCAAGCAAGAGTTGAGAAGAATTCTGGCAATAAGGGATAGTCAGGTGTATATGAAACATAGCAAATCTAATCAAGATACTATGAAACTGAATCTTTCTTTAAGAAACAATCAAAAGATAATTGATAGCCTTGAACTTGATAGAAATATTGGGAAAGAAGACATAAGTATTCCCTTTGGATTACCTTCgtcttatcaatatttatcaaCCACTTCGGATTTCGGTtcaaatcaaaattttaaGACTTCTAATTTGAGGGAATCTATTATTTCTGAAAAAGATATGCCTCCTATTTCGTCCGatttaaaagatttcattgaatctacagaaaataaaaaagtaattgaagaagaaggaaaagaagaaagaaaaatgatagataCACCAAAAGAATCTGAAATTGAAGAGATCGAGAAATTTAAGATCGACATGTTAAATgttgaaaaagataattcatctttttccttGACAAATTCCATCTCATTTTCATCTCTTACAAAAAGTGAAAATGTAGTCGAAccgatcgatgatcgaaatCATCCTCCAGTTAGACGTAGAAATATGTCTCTACACATGATGGACATCGCAAGAAACATTCATTGGAGTTTACGTCCTCGTGGTATTCtattaactaataaaaatttacaaggAATGAATTTCGAATCGTCCGATCTTTGTGGTAACCAGCAGAGAGATATCGTCGATGACGTCACAGCCAGTCTGGTCCATGCTGCTTTCTCTCATAAACCTGAGATTATCATTCGAACATTTCCACGTGATTCTCGATCTATCAATGACGAACAATCCACGTCcttcttcgaaaatttttctaatatttatcgtttgcCATCGACCGTCGACGAATTTGTTCTTCGTTCTAATAATGAAATGGATATTTTTCTTGGAGACGCATTGACGCTTCCAAACGTTCAAGAAGTCGAAGACGAAGTTAATAATCTCGAAGATATTCTACAAAGTTCATGTGATTCTATGGAAATTGATAGGAACTTTGATCTTTGTATTTTGGTGATGGAAGACGAGGACTTGTCTTTAGATTCAAGATCGACTTCAACCGATAGTCTACCTATAAACGAAGTTGTTCAATATGACAGTGAAATTACTATTGCATTGAGTGAAACAAAGACAATGGATAACGTTGATCCAGAAATAAATTCCCTTGGCTGTGAGACGTTCAAAGATTCCGATCAACTTTCCTTGGAAATGATAATAGCTTTCTTCAGTTTTCTCTTAGCTTTTTACATAGAAATTCTGGGATCATACTTCTTTATGTCGGATTTACATAATTCTATATATGCTTACAGACCGTACGAACTGCATTCGGACATGCTTAAGAACGATTTTTCTGACGAATTTTTATCTGAAAAATCTGACATGGTTGCTTCTTCAAATTCGGTAAATATAACAGAGTTTGTCGTTGAACCTAAAAACCAAGAAAGAACCGATGTGATCATCGATGAAGTTGAAGAGGATGATCAAGCTTCGATAAAAAGTACAAATTTGCAAGTTTCAAGTATAAGAGATAGTTTTGATACGATGTATACTAAAACTACTGTTGAATCTGAAAACGCAATATCTTTTGAAGAAAACAGCTCGATGGAAgatttttcttga
- the LOC122627969 gene encoding protein yellow-like — translation MIRWIFCFVAVLSCSVICNCELNNKMKIIYSWKALEFAFPSDRARATAIKQGTFIPGAPVPIDVDFYYGERQGSIVFVTIPRFIKGIPATFGYVTDDVTPEGNPIIAPYPSWEWNKEGDCNVITSVFRVAIDKCNRLWVLDTGKVGNRQICRPQLHVFSLINNRLIHQYKFPRDQFKDTSLFVTPVVDIRDTDDKCRNTFVYIADVTGFGLLVYDYRYNRSWRIENKLFYPYPSYGTFNINGDTFDLMDGIFALALGPIRSDGDRILYFHSLASKVESWVATSTIRNYSIFVHDSEATPRSFKPFALERQSQSAAEAMNENGVLFFGLLSEISLACWNSKKYPEYGNKNIENILFDRENLQFPSGMKLKYSKKNREEIWILTSSFQRFMTGTLHSNETNFRILAGFVDELVRGTKCDSVTHAHGPVTFPT, via the exons ATGATCCGTTGGATATTCTGCTTTGTCGCAGTGCTGAGCTGTTCAGTGATATGCAACTGCGAGCttaacaataaaatgaaaattatttattcctgGAAAGCATTGGAGTTTGCATTTCCGAGTGATCGTGCGAGAGCGACAGCAATAAAACAGGGCACTTTCATACCAGGGGCACCGGTACCTATAGACGTGGACTTTTATTATGGAG agCGACAaggatcgatcgttttcgtGACGATACCAAGATTTATAAAGGGAATACCAGCAACCTTTGGTTACGTTACCGATGACGTCACGCCAGAAGGAAATCCTATAATTGCACCATATCCTAGCTGGGAATGGAATAAAGAGGGTGATTGCAACGTTATCACTAGTGTCTTCAGAGTGGCG aTCGACAAATGCAACAGATTATGGGTACTCGATACAGGGAAGGTCGGTAATCGTCAAATTTGTCGGCCTCAACTGCACGTATTTTCCTTGATCAATAACAGATTGATTCATCAGTACAAATTTCCACGTGATCAGTTCAAGGACACTTCCCTTTTCGTTACACCTGTCGTGGATATTCGTGATACCGATGATAAATGTCGTAACACGTTCGTCTATATCGCTGATGTGACTGGTTTTGGCTTACTCGTTTATGATTATCGTTATAATAGATCTTGGAGGATCGAGAACAAACTTTTCTATCCTTATCCATCTTATGgaacttttaatataaatggcGACACCTTCGATCTTATGGATGGTATATTCGCTTTAGCTTTGGGTCCTATCAGATCAGACGGTGAcagaattctttattttcattctttagcCAGCAAAGTTGAATCTTGGGTAGCCACATCGACCATAAG AAATTATTCCATCTTCGTTCACGATTCCGAGGCAACACCGAGATCTTTCAAACCATTTGCATTGGAAAGACAATCGCAATCAGCAGCCGAAGCAATGAACGAAAATGGCGTCCTTTTCTTTGGTCTTTTGTCCGAGATATCGCTTGCCTGCTggaatagtaaaaaatatccTGAATATGGTAACAAGAACATCGAGAACATTctattcgatcgagaaaatctACAATTTCCTTCTGGTATGAag ttgaaatattcgaaaaaaaatcgagaagaGATCTGGATATTGACGTCATCATTTCAAAGATTCATGACAGGAACTTTGCATTCAAATGAGACTAATTTCCGTATTCTGGCTGGATTCGTCGATGAATTAGTTCGTGGCACCAAATGTGATTCTGTTACACATGCTCATGGGCCAGTAACTTTTCCAACATGA
- the LOC122627966 gene encoding protein yellow-like, whose amino-acid sequence MRRKKRVDSRPMQSNNYFYSSPNYFFDYKKPFTWTNHVVHYQQHELANRKIEERNENRMANVMPWLLSMSLLGLQQFAAHPGIAPISRELEAPIFPLRDPSAGNPVSHEKLSTPTSCDSYGNSLENKLAGTTERNNILYGSTPITAGRFFQSNNRDYARNIGDVFKNNAHSINQLEFHGFNYDLNHEPVEDEYVGPAMSLVYAWSTVDFEFNNIEERDQAIFDGDYIAENNLPLGLEIHQNRVFITLPKWKEGIPVTLATVPRYSKTKSPKLKPYPDWDWNMSGKCDDLTSVFRIQVDECDRLWVLDSGVTNIARKPTQSCPPALYIFDLRTDKLIKKYTLPQEQVKQDSLFTNIVVDIRDGDCGGAIAYLSDVWRFGLIVYDFYKDSSFRFEHHLFFPDPLAAKYELHGIKFQWTDGIFGIALSPIDIHDDRTLFFHPMSSFREFAVSTSVLRDKRMVDHNTDKFIPIGRPRAKDYGHSSGSVVDRNGVMFFNMVTRDSVWCWDTRKEYIPENLGVIGTSNISLVFPNDIKVDHEEEQSVWMISNRLPMYLYENLDSSKINFRIFKAHVKDAVKDTICDPDHVVPDYGQGYDETC is encoded by the exons atgagaagaaagaaaagagtcgACTCTCGGCCAATGCAATCCAACAACTATTTTTATAGCTCTcccaattatttctttgactATAAGAAACCATTCACGTGGACTAATCATGTGGTACATTACCAGCAACATGAACTCGcaaatcgaaagatcgaagaacGTAACGAAAACC GTATGGCCAACGTAATGCCATGGCTTCTCTCGATGTCTCTTCTTGGTCTCCAACAATTCGCAGCTCATCCTGGCATTGCACCGATTTCCCGAGAACTTGAAGCACCGATTTTTCCTCTTCGTGACCCG TCAGCAGGTAATCCGGTATCGCACGAAAAATTATCAACTCCAACTTCGTGCGACTCTTATGGGAATtcgttggaaaataaattagcAGGGACaactgaaagaaataatattctttatggCTCGACCCCGATTACAGCAGGTCGATTTTTCCAGTCAAATAATCGCGATTACGCGAGAAACATAGGCGATGTCTTTAAGAACAATGCCCATTCGATAAATCAACTTGAGTTTCATGGATTTAATTATGATCTCAATCACGAGCCAGTTGAAGACGAGTATGTTGGACCAGCGATGAGTTTG GTTTACGCTTGGTCGACCGTAGACTTTgagtttaataatatcgaagaacGAGATCAAGCTATATTCGATGGTGATTACATAgctgaaaataatttaccatTAGGATTAGAAATACATCAAAACAGAGTCTTCATTACTCTTCCAAAATGGAAAGAAGGAATACCAGTGACGCTGGCAACTGTTCCAAGATATTCCAAAACAAAGAGTCCAAAATTGAAGCCATATCCTGATTGGGATTGGAATATGTCTG GTAAATGCGATGATCTTACATCAGTGTTTAGAATACAAGTAGACGAATGTGATCGTCTTTGGGTTTTGGATTCTGGAGTGACAAATATCGCGAGAAAACCGACGCAAAGTTGTCCACCAGCACTCTACATATTCGATCTTCGAACTGATAAATTGATTAAGAAATATACTTTACCGCAGGAGCAAGTGAAACAAGATTCTTTGTTTACGAATATAGTAGTTGATATAAGAGATGGAGATTGCGGTGGCGCAATAGCATATCTTTCAGACGTCTGGAGATTCGGTTTAATCGTTTATGACTTTTACAAGGATTCATCCTTCAGATTCGAACatcatttattctttcctGATCCTTTGGCTGCGAAGTACGAACTCCATGGTATAAAATTCCAATGGACTGACGGAATCTTTGGCATTGCATTAAGTCCTATCGATATTCACGACGATAGGACCCTGTTTTTTCATCCCATGTCGAGTTTCAGAGAGTTTGCAGTCTCCACGTCTGTCCTTCGAGACAAGAGAATGGTCGATCATAATACCGATAAATTTATACCGATTGGAAGACCAAGAGCCAAGGATTATGGTCATTCGTCTGGTTCCGTTGTCGACAGAAACGGTGTAATGTTCTTCAACATGGTCACTCGGGACTCTGTATGGTGTTGGGATACGAGAAAGGAATATATACCCGAGAATTTAGGTGTAATAGGTACCAGTAACATCTCGTTGGTCTTTCCTAACGACATTAAAGTCGATCATGAAGAAGAGCAAAGCGTTTGGATGATCTCCAATAGGTTACCGATGTatctttatgaaaatttagATAGCAGCAAGATCAATTTTAGAATCTTCAAGGCACACGTTAAGGATGCTGTTAAAGACACTATTTGTGATCCTGATCACGTGGTGCCTGATTATGGTCAGGGTTATGATGAAACTTGTTGA